CTTCAAAAAAAGGCGAAAGTGCGGGCGGACGTCACCATCACAAGACGCTCCTCCTCCGAGCCACGCCAGCCCCCGAAAAGCGGGCGACGCCACGTCGGCCCCGGGGGCGGGGCCCGCGCCCCCCGCGCCCGCTCTCTCGATTTACCCGTTTTGCCCTTGCGGAGGGTTCCCCTTGGAGTACGACAGTCGACGCCCGGGGCGCGACTGGCGGGAGCGCTGGTAACTGCTAATTTTCCTAATTGCGCTCGAGCTGGTTCCATTTCGGGCAAGTTTGTCGCCACTCGATGGCCTCAAAATTTGAATTCGCagctttaattattttttccgtAGTTGCCGTGAAACAGTCCGAAACTTTAGTATCCTTTTGACACTGCGTTTCCGCTGTCCAGTCCAGATTGGGTACTAAactcaaatatataatagattGAAGATGTCCACTGGGTTCGATTCATCCAGGATTCAAAGCGAACCAGTTTCGACCGGCCAGTTCAAGGCCAACTTATGGGTTTGATTCCCGATTTCGTGGAGCTAACTGCGGCCTAGAAATGACATTCctaatttcatttgaaaatcaaCTCAATTGATTCGATTTCTAGATTGAGTTGGTTTTAAACCGATGTTGAGGTCTCTTtcacaaataaaagaaaaaaaaattgcaattattAGAAATTGAAATCTcgacataaagaaaaaacaactttatcacttaaccaaaaaaatatttttgtattaaCCACCAATTCTAGACTAGTCCGGTTCACAATTTTCTTTAAACCAAGTTATAGAATCTAGGATATCGACTCACCTTGAAATCAATCGCTTTTAAAGTGAAAACACGttagattttgacttttatctaGGCCTAAATATCAAAACCAACATAGAAAAAGCCGACGATTCTAGACCGGTTCGATTCACAATTTTCTTTAAACCGAGTTATAAGATTTGGGATGCCAACTCATCATGAAATCAATCGCTTCTATTCTAAGATGAAAGCACGTGAGATTTCTGCTTTTATTTGGGCCTAAATATCAAAACCGacatagaaagagaaaaagcctGAGCAAGAGCCCATTTAGCCCAAAAgcctcaaaagaagaagaaggcccaaGTCACTCAAACTCAAAGCCCAAATACAACTTCTTCACTCTTTTCACTACGCTATCTACTATATATACATCTGGACAACCTTCTCCCACGAACCCTAGGtaatcctcctcctccacctccacctccatttCCGACACCCGCACACAGGCACGCGCGCcgcccctccgccgccgccgcgagaATGGGTCGGGTCATCCGGGCGCAGAGGAAGGGTGCCGGGTCCGTCTTCAAGTCCCACACCCACCACCGCAAGGGCCCCGCCCGCTTCCGCAGCCTCGACTTCGGGGAGCGCAACGGGTACCTGAAGGGCGTCGTCACCGAGATCCTGCACGACCCGGGGCGCGGCGCCCCGCTCGCCCGCGTCGCCTTCCGCCACCCCTTCCGCTACAAGAAGCAGAAGGAGCTCTTCGTCGCCGCCGAGGGCATGTACACCGGCCAGTTCGTCTACTGCGGCAAGAAGGCCACCCTCGTCGTCGGCAACGTCCTGCCCCTCCGCTCCATCCCCGAGGGCGCCGTCGTCTGCAATGTCGAGCACCACGTCGGCGACCGCGGCGTCTTCGCCCGCGCGTCCGGGGACTACGCCATCGTGATCAGTCACAACCCGGATAACGACACCACCAGGTGCGCCCCTTTCGTTTGctcctttttcttgtttggaCCGGATAGGATTGGGTCGTCCTTTAAGTGTGTGTTTGAGGTGTACGGAGCGTATAGCAGATGCGAGTCGTGATTGCCTGAGTGTTGGGTTGCTATTGCTTGTGGTCGATTTGATTTGGAAGAGCCCTGGGGGCGGTATGGCAAACTCGGGTCGCGATGTTTCGGGATTATCTTTACAGTTCGCTGTTTCGGCTTGTTGCTTCTATGATTTGAAATGGTTAAACTTTTAGTTAGTTGTATTATTCGTAAGCCTAATGTAAGCCTGGTTGCGTGCACTGGAATTGAGCATATGTttgtaagaactcaaaagcggTGTGATGCAGATGATTATCTTGATTGCGTGATTATGCTCGCTTCTCTATTCTGTTTGTTGGTGTATTTCAGCGATGCCCCAGAAGAAAAATGTCATTCTTGTCAAGTTCTGGAAGTTGGTTATGCTCGTTGTATGGGTTTCTGCATAAAAAATCCATATTCTTAATCCGAGGCTCTCACATCCGGTGGAGATAATTTAATATGTTATCTTGTTTGTGACTTTGTTTGCTGTTGAAGTTATTAGTCTTTACGGTGGACTCTATTGGAAAAATGTCATTGGCAAGGCAACTGATTATAGAATGTGCACACATTAAATTTGGCATCTCAGAGATGAGATGGAAATGGCTTGTAATTGTTGGGCAGTTTCACTCTTTTTGCAATTTGTGGATGGTCTTCAATACTTTGCTTATAGGACTACATTGTTGGATTTGGTGGGCTTTTAGCCCACTGCAATGCTTAGGCACTATGCCACTATTCATTTTTTCCATTGGGTAGATTTTTCGATATTTTTGCATAGTGGGGGTCACTCCTTGCATGTTTTCTTGGCTCTGTTTGTGAAGTCATCTACTGCTTTGGGGATGGGAGCCAGTTGGAAGGGGTAGGTATAGTAGAGTTGATAAAGTGAAGAGATTAAGTGATGTTTTAAATACATAAATGCAGCAGTGATGCTTATGAGATGAAGGAAATTCCTGACTATTTTCATGGGAACGAAGGAAATTTTGGAACTTGGTATTGTGTTTAACATTTAAGTTAAGGTCCTACACAGTGAGAAAGAATTTTCATAACAAAGGAAGGCAATGACATGATGTTTGACCTATCAAGTGTTCATATTGTGATGAGACGGTGTGCACTTAATGATTAGAAATTGCATTATCAGATATTGATTTGCTTGTGATATTATATTAGTGCCCCCCATAGACGTTATATTTTACTGTTCCCACGCCTGATAATTGAAGCTCACTAAATAACCTTCGAGCTCACATTGTTTGCATTGGATGGCAGAGTCAAGCTCCCTTCCGGCTCTAAGAAGATTGTTCCAAGTGGGTGCCGGGCAATGATCGGGCAGGTCGCAGGTGGAGGTAGGACTGAGAAGCCTCTCCTCAAGGCTGGCAATGCTTACCACAAATTCAGAGTCAAGAGGAACTGCTGGCCTAAGGTACGTGGTGTGGCAATGAACCCCGTCGAGCATCCTCACGGAGGAGGTAACCACCAACACATTGGGCATGCGAGCACAGTCAGGCGCGATGCTCCTCCTGGCCAGAAGGTTGGTCTCATCGCTGCAAGGAGGACCGGTAGGCTCAGAGGTCAAGCTGCGGCTACTGCTTCCAAGGCCGATAAGACCACTTAAGGAGCATTtctattttatcttttccttatttttctttctttggggaTTGTCTTGTTGGGGACCTTTTGTAGTTCACTTCCAAAGATTAGCTGGTGCCTTTTGTAGACGAATTTTGGACAACTGCGAGAGTCGTGGTCATTTTATATATGATTGTTTGTGTTGCTTGGGAGCTTTCAATTATTTGACAAGCTGAATGGCAATTGCTATTATTTCCTACTCTTCCTTTGCCTTTGTTAGGGGAAATTTCTTCTAGTGGCTTGACCTGACTCACGGAGTTGCAATGGCTTGGCTGTGGTGGATTGGTGATGGTGGTACCTTTGACAATTTTATCTTTGGATCAAACGTGGGATAGGCTGTCTTTAGATGGTTTTAACTGGCTTTTGAATCGGGAAGTGGTTTGGTTCCTGCTGGCCATATCGGGAGGGGGGGAGAGAGCGCAACGGACGCAACTTGAATAACTTGTTATTCAGGTTGATGGTGCTTGGTGGCGGATGGTGGCGGAGCGGCACGAGAGAGGGCTTTTCAGGGTGAGACGTGGAAGCCACACCTCTGCTGCGGCGTTTGGTGATGGATGGCGGAGGTTGTGGTTCCATCACAGTGCCATAGATGGCGGCGGAGCCATGGTCGGTCTCCTTTAGCAGGGCCACCAAGATAATGATCGGTAGGGAGCCTCCTCTGTTCTTGAAATGTAGGCGCCGCTTCTTGGGACATATGCACCACTCCTTTGTAATGTTTGTAAGGTCGGTGCTTTATACAACGTCCTTTAGTTGACTGAAATTCCTTCAAGTCCGGGTTGATGAGAGTCCATGTATGCATTGTTATTGGTCATTTATGCTTTCTTTGGCAATTCAAATTTGAGTTCATATATGATAATCTATGATTGAAACTCCCTAGACTAGACCTTCACTAGACGAAGAGGAAGACCTCACACCTCGACGAAGACCTTCACATTCCTCGACGAAGATATCTACATGACGAAGATCGTCGCATAACCGTGCACAAATGATGCCTGTGGTCGCCTAAAATTCCGGCGTCTCCTCTCCCTGTCGCGATCTCAGATCGGTGGATTTGAGTCACACTCTATTGGCGACAATCGTGCAAAGAAATCTTAGATCTATGGATCTGATAGCCACGATTCCTCAACCTCGTTTCTCTATTCTCCCTTGCGCTTGGTCACTTTGATTTCGTCGTGCCAGACCACCGCAACATCAACCATGCAAAGGTCACGCAGGTGTTTGCCTTCTTTTATTGTAGCAGCTGTTCCGGCAACGGCAGCAGCCGCaatctagggttttttttttttttttttacattttaataattttatttaattttctagtttttagtttatcaattcaattgatcttcttattatttttaaatcttattttaaattgtaCTAAACATGTGATTGGACCAAACATTTACTCTATCTAGTTTACGAAAAATGACATCCAATATCTAAAGATGGAGAAAttaagggcgtgtttggtaatgattttgttcatgggaacaattttttatcataaatgatttttttttttgtttccaggaacaatttctaagtataagaATGTGTTTAGTAATTGCACCGAATTTATATTCCTgtaatagaaatgcgtttagtagAATTGTATAATTTcgttatttcttttaattttttaatatttttattatacttttctttttcctttttttcttttgtgaccGGTCGCTGACCATCACCACTACTaggcttgaccttgcctagGCGgcgcgaggtcagcctcgcccggccacggtgAGGCTTGGGCCGACATCGAGCTTGTCAAATGATTGCCGGCCATGATCGAGGCTGGCGAtcgaccaaaaggaagaagaagcaaaggaaagagaagaaaagagaagagaaaagaaaaaattgttcctgagaacaagaatgtacttttttctactttttatttttgtttcaaatctattattcacaataacaaaaaatattttttttttttgtccgagaacaaaaattttatcaaacacatttctattatttttttgttcccacaacaaaagaacaaaatagttgttcccggaaacagaaATGTCTTTTGCTAAACAGGCCCTAAGTTGATAGaggtaattatttttaattggtGCTTCTAACACTCGTTCAAAGGGAGGAAAATGACTTTCTGATTAGACTCTTGTGTCACGATCAAGAGGTTCTGGTAACTAAAGGGCCATGCCTTGATGCGGAGGACCTTTGCGATCGCTTGGATTCCCAATCAATCTCCTTCTCGAACTTTCCAAGGGCGGGCGAAAAGCCGTATTCTAGAAGTCTCTAACTTTATTTACGTCGGTAGATGTGATCGCTTGGATTCCCAATCAATCTCCTTCTTGAACTTTCCAAGGGCGGGCGAAAAGCCGTATTCTAGAAGTCTCTAGCTTTATTTAGGTTGGTAGATGGTAGTTGACATTAATGTCGGTAGATGAGATGGTGCAATCTCGTCCACCGGATAAATTTTAGATCAATGGATGTAATCAGAGGGCCTCGAGTATAAGAAGGGGTGCTCTCCCTCTCATTTGGATCCATCCAACTATTTCAGCAATATAAAGCTCATTTCTTTCCAGAGCCTCTTTCTCTTGATCGAgtaaggcttggcttaggtgaTTCAAAATTGCCTGAGTCGCCGCACGGTCACGATCctaatcgatcggcccgtgacacttgCATGTGATTATTCTTTCCCTGGAAACttacttctctctttctcttgtccCCGTCCCGGAAAATTTCCTTACGAAGAAAATACTTTCTGAAAAATCATGTTCgaaaatttttttcctttttagattgaaaaattattttcctaactttaagcATGCATATCTTCTTAGATggtaaatgattttttgttgatcAATCATTTTCAACAAACTGAATgtgtaaaaattcaaaaaactaattcgtgataaattttttcACTCAAACAAATGCACTTCGAATCCCTACACGTTCTTCCCGTTCTTCTTCATTCCAACGGCTGGTGAACCACCGCCATGTCCAATTCCGCAGAGCGCTTGATGCTGCTCCtgtcttccatttttttatcaACACTGATACTCAGAAAGATTTGCAACCCGTGATGTGAATACTTCGCAATCAGTGATGCTTTCCACAGATTTTTTCTCATCTTGGGGCTTTTCAATCAGCTAAGGTGTCATGCTTCTTCAATTCTCTATGGCTGTTTAGCTATAGTTGGGAGAgttattatttacaaaaaaaaatggttatttaCAATCGGCAGAGATGTTTTTGTATCAACCGATACATTGACATTCTGCTCAAACAccaataaattatcattttacaaaaagaaaaacatttttaaaaagcatcatttttttttacgaaataagTGAAGCATTATCATCCGAATCTTATATCGAGATCCGATGCAAACTTAGCAAATACATTCTTGGACAGGCCTCTTTATCACCTCTCATTGGAATAGGAGATCAAGGATCTAATCACAGGtgtaaccttttttttttcggcggtGAGCCTGAGAATCCAATAGAGATTTCAAAATGGCTAAGAGATTACCAAGCCGTGATTCAAGTGCAATCTGGATTTTCAAGAGATGAAAATATCCCGATGATGGTCCACTAGAAATCCGCTAAATGCCAGCGGTTAAGCTTTCTCAGACCGGCCCAACCATTCGTCCTGGTGTAAAAAGAAGTTGATTTGACTTAACTAGATTAAAGAGAGCATTTTAAAAATCCAACTGCACGTCGGCAGCAGTGATTTATGCTCGATGATCGCAACACTGTTTCGAAAGAATTTACTAAGAACCGGACTTGCAAGTCCGATTCTTTAGTGATAACAATCCAAACTTTTATTGTAATCGCTGCAGATAAGATACGCTAAATTAAAGAAATAGTTCCCTCAAAATGAATTGCACAGGCAAAGCCAAAAATTCCAGTTTTAACACCCAAAGAGTCAAATCTGCTCATGAAATAATTTAACTAGTAACCCAAATTGTCCTCCCTCCGGTTCCTATTATTCATCCTTCTATGATCCGAAAAGAAAATACTTATTCAGGCGTCGCTATCCATTTTTCGTCCCTCTTAATCACCGAATTTCACTCTGTTCCCCGGCTGGATTGTCGCTCACCTGCTGAAAGACATTGCATGCAGAtaagtgcaattgacccgtgtcGGCAACCCTTTGCAGTATTAAAGAACATGCAaaccttcttctcttctttagGCCCTAGTTTTTGGTCCATTGTCAGATTTTGCAGTTGATTCTGATTCACCGCATTTGGTGCAATGTGCACCGAGTCTTCTGGCTGTTCTCCTCCATGTTGTCTTACCAAGTTCTTATAGAAGTTAGGATCTTTCACAGGTTGTGGTCTCACAGCCTCCTTAATTGGGACAGGAGCAGGACTCGGTGGAGCACTCACCTGATAAGTAAAGGATGGCCGAGCTGGCATACTGCTGGAAGGTGGCATTCGCGGACACAGTAAAGCACTCCCAGGATGTGCTGTTGATGCCCACATAGTCGGGACGAGAGCAGGACGAGGTAGAATACTCAACCTAGGAGGGAAAGTTGGCCGATCCGGCATGGCGCAGGGAGTTGGAATCGGCGCATACAGGAGACCACTCGGAGGACGTGCTCTTCCCGCCGCCATAATCGGGACTGGAATAGGATTCTGTAGAGCACCCACATTGTAGGTGAAAGATGGTCGATAGGGCAGAGTGCATGAAGTTGCTAATGGAGGACCGGCAAATCGAATAGGGAGAGCAGAACTCTGAGCCTTCACTCCATCTAACCCAGGCAATGGAGCAACAACCGGCCGAGCTTGCGGTGCCCTGAATGGAGGTTGCATCTGATTTTGTGCAGAAAAGATTGCATTAGCAGGAGTTGGCGGCAGAATTTTCTGAGAAGGACGAACTGGGGGAGTTATCCGCTTTGGTTCAAACGACAGCTCATAGCTTGACACGGGATTTGGTGGACTTGTTTGCATGGGTTGAGGTAGTGAAAGCTCAGGGCTTGATAGAGGAATTGGAGTTTCTGGCTTTGATTCGGTTGGCAACTGTTTCGGGACTGAAACGGCAATCGATGGATGTATATTTTTGGTAACAGATTGGGAAGCCTCAGGGCTTGACAAAGGGGTTGATGGATGAATATGTTGTGACTCAGGTAGCACAATTCTGGGGCTTGCTGGGGAAGTCGGTTGTTGAACTTTCTTTGAATCGGAGCACGACAAATTGGGGCTTGACGTAGGTGCCGGTGAACTTTTTTCCTCTGATACAGGAACAGAACTTTTTTCCTCTGAGTTCGATGGAAGGTTTGGTGGGCACATTTGTTTCGACTCGGACAGCAAAACTTCCGGTCCCAACAGGGGAGTTGGCAGACAATTTGCTTTGACTCGGTCGGGGGAAGTTCTGGGCTTGACATGGGAAGTGAAAGAGTTGTCTGCTGTGTCTCTGGTTGAGAAAGTGGAGGGCTTGATTGAGAATTTTGGGGACTAGCTTGCTTTGACTCAGGCGATGGAGTTTTACTCTTCATAAACTTTCCAATCGTTTGAGGATCAAAGAGGAACTTGACGAGCAGATCGAGGTCAATTATATTTCCCTGCTCAGTGCTCTTCACAAGGACACTGAAAAATATCGCCGCTGCAGCAGCAGCTAACTCGACATCTCCAGCAGATATCCTCACATCTCCAGCAGATATAGTCTCAGCTCCTGAACCTGTCGTCTGATTCTCATCAAGTGAAGTTTTATTTTCTGATTCATCTACCAGAGGTTCCAAGGAAGGAGTTTCAGAAACTGACAGaagttaaagaaagagaaggtgtCAAATTTGAGGAAGTAAAATTAACGCTGAGCGTTTCCAAGTCAGGTCGAGACTAACCAATGTCCATCTCTTCAACGCCAATAATGGGAATGATTGGCGTGAGACTATCATCATAGTCTTCCTGCTTTACATTAGGGGGTTCAAATGGGCTGccaattaaaaacaaaaaacaaaaaaaaaaaaaagatgaaggagatgaagaggaggaggaggaggtaaaTGCAGAATCATGTAATCCAGAAAAATGATCATTCAGAGGAAAGAGTGATATTTTACTTAGATGGTATATATGTTGGGCGTGGGTAAAACGACTCAAGCACTTTGAATGCTCTACCGTGTTCAGCTCCCGCCTCTTCACTTTCTTCACCAGCGGCAACACGCCAGTTGCTACTCACAGTGAACTACAAAGTttattcaaaaggaaaaaccacaactgtaaatttaattttaacaacAAAGGGCAATGAATGCATTCAGATAAAACATTAACTAGCTATAGACAGCATTTAATGCCAGAGAATCTTACCTTGGGAGGGCAAGTCCACCGAATGCAAGGGATATGAATATGCTCTCTTGAATGTTTTGCCGGATGGCTGTCTCCATATACCTGCGGCACGGCGTCTAATTTCGCACCATTCAAATCCGATATCTACAGCGATTTGCCAGAAAATTATGCTTAGCTTTCAATACAAATTGTGAAGTACAATCCCTAGACACAGACTGCACAAAATACATGGAAGGACAACCTTCCATGGTACTCAAATTTGACATAAAAATAACCACTTACAGATAAAAATGTCTCATATTCTCCATAACAAGAGAAGAACATCAGTTCATTAACAGTATTACCTCATAACATAGTTAGTACAGTGAGAATTACACACGTAACTTGACCATCAGAATGAGAGGCTCAAGTTAAATTAACAcatcagaccaaaaaaaagaagttaaattAACACTTGCTAATTAGATGAGCAATGCCAATCATCTTAGGAAGATACTCCTCCAAACGAAATTTGAATGCTAATGAAAAAGGGGAAACCTTCTTTTGAGGACTTTTTGACGAATCCTTACTAAATGCATACTAGGCAAATCATTAAACTACCGAATCTTCATCATAAATTCAAAGTCCTTTAGAGGAAGCTTCTAACCAGTTTCTTTTCTGCTATCCTTCATCAAAATGCATACTCGGCAATTAATAAACTTCTCATGGCTTCATCAAAATCCTTAATAAGAA
Above is a window of Eucalyptus grandis isolate ANBG69807.140 chromosome 9, ASM1654582v1, whole genome shotgun sequence DNA encoding:
- the LOC104419669 gene encoding 60S ribosomal protein L8-3 — its product is MGRVIRAQRKGAGSVFKSHTHHRKGPARFRSLDFGERNGYLKGVVTEILHDPGRGAPLARVAFRHPFRYKKQKELFVAAEGMYTGQFVYCGKKATLVVGNVLPLRSIPEGAVVCNVEHHVGDRGVFARASGDYAIVISHNPDNDTTRVKLPSGSKKIVPSGCRAMIGQVAGGGRTEKPLLKAGNAYHKFRVKRNCWPKVRGVAMNPVEHPHGGGNHQHIGHASTVRRDAPPGQKVGLIAARRTGRLRGQAAATASKADKTT
- the LOC104419670 gene encoding zinc finger CCCH domain-containing protein 45 isoform X2, whose translation is MTSRSGSGGGGSGSGSRNGGGGGGGSGSGSGRGLKRVSWPSDDKLREYDTEEMKRSSRAGESKRVSRWSSDDKHRQFDAENMKRSSRAGESKRVSRWSSDDEHRQCDAEDMRRSSRAGGSKPVSRASDDKHHQISDLNGAKLDAVPQVYGDSHPAKHSREHIHIPCIRWTCPPKFTVSSNWRVAAGEESEEAGAEHGRAFKVLESFYPRPTYIPSNPFEPPNVKQEDYDDSLTPIIPIIGVEEMDIDESENKTSLDENQTTGSGAETISAGDVRISAGDVELAAAAAAIFFSVLVKSTEQGNIIDLDLLVKFLFDPQTIGKFMKSKTPSPESKQASPQNSQSSPPLSQPETQQTTLSLPMSSPELPPTESKQIVCQLPCWDRKFCCPSRNKCAHQTFHRTQRKKVLFLYQRKKVHRHLRQAPICRAPIQRKFNNRLPQQAPELCYLSHNIFIHQPLCQALRLPNLLPKIYIHRLPFQSRNSCQPNQSQKLQFLYQALSFHYLNPCKQVHQIPCQAMSCRLNQSG
- the LOC104419670 gene encoding zinc finger CCCH domain-containing protein 45 isoform X1; amino-acid sequence: MTSRSGSGGGGSGSGSRNGGGGGGGSGSGSGRGLKRVSWPSDDKLREYDTEEMKRSSRAGESKRVSRWSSDDKHRQFDAENMKRSSRAGESKRVSRWSSDDEHRQCDAEDMRRSSRAGGSKPVSRASDDKHHQISDLNGAKLDAVPQVYGDSHPAKHSREHIHIPCIRWTCPPKFTVSSNWRVAAGEESEEAGAEHGRAFKVLESFYPRPTYIPSNPFEPPNVKQEDYDDSLTPIIPIIGVEEMDIVSETPSLEPLVDESENKTSLDENQTTGSGAETISAGDVRISAGDVELAAAAAAIFFSVLVKSTEQGNIIDLDLLVKFLFDPQTIGKFMKSKTPSPESKQASPQNSQSSPPLSQPETQQTTLSLPMSSPELPPTESKQIVCQLPCWDRKFCCPSRNKCAHQTFHRTQRKKVLFLYQRKKVHRHLRQAPICRAPIQRKFNNRLPQQAPELCYLSHNIFIHQPLCQALRLPNLLPKIYIHRLPFQSRNSCQPNQSQKLQFLYQALSFHYLNPCKQVHQIPCQAMSCRLNQSG